A region of Cyanobium sp. ATX 6F1 DNA encodes the following proteins:
- a CDS encoding methionine--tRNA ligase, which yields MTFTLTTPLYYVNDKPHLGSAYTTLACDAVARHRRLKGEQVLFITGCDEHGQKIQRTAEAAGLSTQAHCDAVSSQYRELWERWQISNDRLIRTTDPRHRRLVEQFFARVEANGDIVEGRQQGWYCVACEEFKDDPHEAQDPECATHRRPLEWRDEFNLFFRLSRYQAPVEALVAREGFIQPPSRRREVENFVGQGLRDFSISRVNLPWGIPVPGHEGHTFYVWFDALLGYLTALLEPGDEPDLEIALARGWPASLHVIGKDILRFHAVYWPAMLLSAGLEPPKQVFGHGFLTREGQKMGKSLGNVLDPAVLLERCGRDAVRWYLLRDIAFGDDGDFQQQRFVDLVNNDLANTVGNLLNRTSSMARRWFDGAVPPPGAAALSDHPLAQAAGRAGPVVIEAMDRLDFQAAAEAALHLAISANGFLNERAPWSRIKQEGQLAVVGEDLYAVLESARLVALLIAALVPELSERMLAQLGQPPAASGTPSVIEGPGTVGAPPEIAGIPSPSPWLERLRWGGLQPALPLPEPQPVMARLELDGPL from the coding sequence ATGACCTTCACCCTCACGACACCGCTCTATTACGTCAACGACAAGCCCCACCTCGGCAGCGCCTACACCACCCTGGCCTGTGATGCGGTGGCCCGTCATCGGCGGCTCAAAGGCGAGCAGGTGCTGTTCATCACCGGTTGTGATGAGCACGGCCAGAAGATCCAGCGCACGGCTGAGGCGGCGGGGCTCAGTACCCAGGCCCATTGCGATGCCGTCAGTTCCCAGTACCGGGAGCTCTGGGAGCGTTGGCAGATCAGCAACGACCGGCTGATCCGCACCACCGATCCACGTCACCGTCGCCTCGTCGAGCAGTTCTTCGCCCGGGTGGAGGCCAATGGCGACATCGTTGAGGGACGCCAGCAGGGTTGGTACTGCGTGGCTTGCGAAGAGTTCAAGGACGACCCCCACGAGGCTCAGGACCCGGAGTGCGCCACCCATCGGCGGCCCCTGGAGTGGCGTGATGAATTCAATCTGTTCTTTCGCCTCTCGAGGTACCAGGCCCCGGTCGAGGCGCTCGTCGCCCGGGAGGGTTTCATCCAGCCACCCAGCCGGCGACGGGAGGTGGAGAACTTCGTGGGCCAGGGCCTGCGCGACTTTTCGATTTCCAGGGTCAATCTGCCCTGGGGCATCCCCGTGCCCGGCCACGAGGGCCACACCTTCTACGTCTGGTTCGATGCCCTGCTGGGGTACCTGACGGCCTTGCTGGAGCCAGGCGATGAGCCGGATCTGGAGATCGCCCTGGCCCGTGGCTGGCCCGCCAGCCTGCACGTGATCGGCAAGGACATCCTGCGCTTCCACGCCGTCTACTGGCCAGCGATGCTGCTCTCGGCGGGCCTGGAGCCCCCGAAGCAAGTGTTCGGCCACGGCTTCCTCACCCGTGAGGGCCAGAAGATGGGCAAATCCTTGGGCAACGTGCTCGATCCGGCGGTGCTGCTCGAGCGCTGCGGCCGCGATGCCGTGCGCTGGTACCTCCTTCGCGACATCGCCTTCGGCGATGACGGTGACTTCCAGCAGCAGCGCTTCGTCGACCTGGTCAACAATGATCTGGCCAACACGGTCGGGAATCTGCTCAACCGCACCTCTTCGATGGCACGTCGCTGGTTCGATGGCGCCGTGCCTCCCCCCGGCGCCGCCGCCTTGAGCGACCATCCCCTCGCCCAGGCCGCTGGGCGGGCCGGTCCTGTGGTGATCGAGGCCATGGATCGTCTTGATTTCCAGGCGGCCGCCGAGGCGGCCCTGCACCTGGCGATCAGCGCCAACGGCTTCCTCAACGAACGGGCTCCCTGGAGCCGCATCAAACAAGAGGGTCAGCTCGCGGTGGTGGGGGAGGACCTCTACGCCGTGCTGGAGTCGGCCCGGCTGGTGGCCCTGTTGATCGCTGCACTGGTGCCGGAGCTTTCGGAGCGGATGCTGGCCCAGCTGGGTCAACCGCCGGCGGCCAGTGGCACGCCGAGCGTGATCGAGGGCCCAGGAACCGTTGGAGCCCCGCCAGAAATTGCTGGCATTCCGAGCCCTTCCCCCTGGCTGGAGCGCCTGCGTTGGGGTGGCCTTCAGCCCGCCCTGCCCCTTCCGGAGCCCCAGCCTGTGATGGCTCGGCTCGAGCTGGACGGTCCGCTGTGA
- the lptC gene encoding LPS export ABC transporter periplasmic protein LptC, whose translation MKRHHLLSLALLLPLAGCWSAPVVQEKPLPFVFRSLNLRQQDSKGRPAWELRSPEARYDMTARLAFAREPQGVIYANGQARYRVQAAKGTVFNDGEQITLEQGVRIEVISNRPVLITGDRVRWIPRQKLMEIDRRPVAFDQQSRLSATNARFRLDLDRIELRGQPRLERWEGTSKPQGQRQGPPQTVLKLTKADWNPGSGNLQGSGPVRGERQGRKGSSQVLTASALVGNTRQQWLDFQKPVRLTDRAQKAALEAGPSRWEFGSQRISSTVPFTAVIGQLHIRGAAFEILQKEQIVHVPQACDLRQPGEWLQAQVCRWNWTTQAFNASGRVVMRRTANRQLTRSSEVNGSLGEKGLAVFTTPGGRVSSRLELPPKAPQQRPSAPVTF comes from the coding sequence GTGAAACGCCACCATCTGCTCAGCTTGGCCCTGCTGCTGCCCCTGGCGGGCTGCTGGTCGGCGCCGGTGGTCCAGGAGAAGCCCCTGCCGTTCGTGTTCCGCAGCCTCAACCTGCGGCAGCAGGATTCCAAGGGACGACCCGCCTGGGAATTGCGCAGCCCCGAGGCCCGTTACGACATGACCGCTCGCCTGGCCTTCGCGCGGGAGCCGCAAGGGGTGATCTATGCCAATGGGCAGGCTCGGTATCGCGTGCAGGCGGCTAAAGGCACCGTTTTCAATGATGGTGAGCAGATCACCCTTGAGCAGGGCGTGCGCATCGAGGTGATCAGCAACCGGCCCGTGCTGATCACCGGCGATCGGGTGCGCTGGATTCCACGCCAGAAGCTGATGGAGATCGACCGCCGACCGGTGGCCTTCGACCAGCAGTCGCGACTCAGTGCCACCAACGCCCGTTTTCGCCTGGACCTTGATCGCATTGAACTGCGGGGCCAGCCTCGTCTGGAGCGCTGGGAAGGAACGTCCAAGCCCCAGGGCCAGCGTCAGGGTCCACCCCAAACCGTGCTCAAGCTGACCAAGGCCGATTGGAACCCCGGCAGCGGCAACCTCCAGGGCAGCGGCCCGGTGCGGGGTGAGCGGCAGGGAAGGAAAGGCAGCTCTCAGGTGCTCACCGCCTCCGCTCTGGTGGGCAACACCCGCCAGCAGTGGCTCGATTTCCAGAAGCCCGTCAGGCTCACCGACAGGGCCCAGAAGGCCGCACTTGAGGCCGGTCCCAGCCGCTGGGAGTTCGGCAGCCAGCGGATTAGCAGCACGGTGCCCTTCACGGCCGTGATCGGCCAACTCCACATCCGGGGAGCCGCCTTCGAGATTCTCCAGAAGGAGCAGATCGTGCACGTCCCGCAGGCCTGCGACCTGCGTCAGCCGGGGGAGTGGCTCCAGGCCCAGGTCTGTCGCTGGAACTGGACCACCCAGGCCTTCAACGCGAGCGGGCGCGTCGTGATGCGGCGCACTGCCAACAGGCAGCTGACCCGCTCGAGCGAAGTGAACGGCAGCCTGGGCGAAAAAGGTCTGGCGGTGTTCACCACCCCGGGGGGTCGGGTCAGCTCCCGCCTGGAGCTGCCACCGAAGGCTCCCCAGCAGCGTCCCAGCGCTCCAGTGACGTTCTGA
- a CDS encoding cofactor assembly of complex C subunit B, which yields MPALEAVPAVEAMGMPLPARVTLAAGVLGLSLCLSNQWTTAELSPALQRSGVLAGLLSVGLMLVALLWTRAVPEAPERVELPGDQGLDLVGDLPQTIAEELGWGSQMLLTATPAASVLVHWQGRTLLRRGVLAQASFNPGAICARAASTDRAISLVNLALYPGRDEFKGLPEGVPAVLIQPMGPQGWVLLGGWSARCFSRSDETWLKGWSQRLRTSLERWDAAGEPSVAAPGGS from the coding sequence GTGCCAGCGTTGGAGGCGGTGCCGGCTGTGGAGGCCATGGGGATGCCCCTCCCCGCAAGGGTGACGCTGGCGGCGGGGGTGCTGGGGCTGTCCCTCTGCCTGAGCAACCAATGGACGACGGCGGAACTCAGCCCTGCCCTGCAGCGATCAGGCGTGCTCGCCGGTCTGCTCTCGGTGGGTCTGATGCTCGTGGCCCTGCTCTGGACCAGGGCGGTTCCGGAGGCGCCGGAGCGGGTGGAGCTCCCAGGCGATCAGGGCCTCGATCTGGTCGGAGATTTACCTCAGACCATCGCCGAGGAACTGGGCTGGGGCAGCCAGATGCTGCTCACCGCGACGCCGGCGGCCTCGGTGTTGGTCCATTGGCAGGGACGCACGCTGCTGCGCCGTGGGGTGCTGGCTCAGGCCTCCTTCAACCCCGGGGCGATCTGCGCGCGTGCCGCCTCCACCGATCGGGCCATCTCACTGGTCAACCTGGCCCTCTACCCAGGCCGCGATGAATTCAAAGGCCTTCCCGAGGGCGTTCCGGCGGTGCTGATCCAGCCCATGGGCCCCCAGGGCTGGGTGCTGCTGGGGGGCTGGTCGGCGCGCTGCTTCAGTCGCAGCGATGAAACCTGGCTGAAGGGCTGGTCCCAGCGGCTCAGAACGTCACTGGAGCGCTGGGACGCTGCTGGGGAGCCTTCGGTGGCAGCTCCAGGCGGGAGCTGA
- the psb32 gene encoding photosystem II repair protein Psb32 produces MQRFHRRPVVRALRRLLLALPALLLGLLLGLLPAPAAWAMALDDFPPSPPAERVLDTSDVLSRAAIADLDRRLKQLSADHIDAHLLTVGRLDYGLSLPELTEQLVGRWSDAEPDDATLLLLIETQNNSAAIGASPELLEQLPPALLESTAAATMGQPLRDGSRYRQASIDALQRLQVVLSGGEDPGPPVQQLIEIIESNIPTADETASSHAFTWVIVLLIVGTIVPMLTWWVFSR; encoded by the coding sequence GTGCAACGTTTTCACCGCAGGCCTGTGGTCCGCGCCCTTCGACGCCTTCTCCTGGCCTTGCCGGCTCTGCTGCTGGGTCTGCTGCTGGGCCTGCTGCCGGCCCCCGCCGCCTGGGCGATGGCTCTGGATGATTTTCCGCCCAGCCCCCCTGCCGAGCGGGTGCTGGACACGTCCGACGTGCTCAGCCGTGCCGCGATTGCCGATCTGGATCGTCGCCTGAAGCAACTCTCGGCTGATCACATCGACGCCCACCTGTTGACCGTGGGCCGCCTGGATTACGGCCTTTCCCTCCCTGAACTGACCGAGCAGCTGGTGGGGCGATGGAGCGATGCGGAACCCGATGACGCCACGCTGCTGCTGCTGATCGAGACCCAGAACAACTCCGCCGCCATCGGCGCCTCACCCGAGCTGCTCGAGCAGCTTCCTCCGGCGTTGTTGGAGAGCACGGCGGCCGCCACGATGGGACAGCCCCTGCGGGACGGTTCCCGTTATCGCCAGGCCTCGATCGATGCGCTCCAGCGCCTGCAGGTGGTGCTCTCCGGTGGGGAGGACCCCGGTCCGCCCGTGCAGCAACTTATAGAAATCATCGAATCCAACATCCCCACCGCGGATGAGACCGCGTCCAGCCATGCCTTCACCTGGGTGATTGTTTTGCTCATCGTTGGCACAATCGTGCCGATGCTGACCTGGTGGGTGTTCTCCCGTTGA
- the pxcA gene encoding proton extrusion protein PcxA, whose product MGLTDWMGTFGKAQAQDLSNDLERAYEAALLIQSLELEYYNDRPVRPELELSIPRSTKAQMLRRFRAALVVCRQALDELEPKRAEFDGQELRQLQLIESVTARYLGRSPLPSLSRSPEMLPRSLLGAFDRVRRQLDPEAEATVVAGFRRRRDSTLVSLRILLLLILVPVLVQQLSRTYVIAPVMDKLAISQSFLSQPRPHMAEEAAERLRAYRSQLEFEALLTGLPLPTPVELREKLATRAIALNEEAVGESSQALKNVIADGFGLIGFLLVCLFGRQELRVLRGFLDEVIYGLSDSAKAFAIILFTDIFVGFHSPEGWTVLLGGIASHFGLPEQENFVLLFIATFPVILATVFKYWIFRYLNRVSPSSVATLRNMNGGG is encoded by the coding sequence ATGGGGTTGACCGATTGGATGGGAACGTTCGGCAAGGCCCAGGCCCAGGACCTGAGCAACGATCTGGAGCGGGCCTATGAGGCGGCGCTGCTGATCCAGAGCCTCGAGCTGGAGTACTACAACGACAGGCCCGTACGCCCGGAGCTGGAACTCAGCATTCCGCGCTCCACCAAGGCCCAGATGCTGCGTCGGTTCCGCGCCGCCCTTGTGGTCTGTCGCCAGGCGCTCGATGAGCTTGAGCCGAAGCGAGCGGAGTTCGACGGCCAGGAACTGCGCCAGCTGCAGCTGATCGAGTCGGTCACGGCCCGTTACCTGGGCCGCAGCCCGCTGCCCAGCCTCAGCCGCTCGCCCGAGATGTTGCCGCGCAGCCTGCTGGGGGCGTTTGATCGGGTCAGGCGTCAGCTGGACCCGGAGGCGGAGGCCACGGTGGTGGCCGGTTTCCGCCGCCGGCGCGACTCCACCCTGGTGTCGCTGCGCATTCTGCTGCTGTTGATCCTGGTGCCGGTGCTGGTTCAGCAGTTAAGCCGCACCTACGTGATCGCGCCGGTTATGGACAAGCTGGCGATCAGCCAGTCATTCCTGAGTCAGCCACGGCCCCACATGGCCGAAGAAGCGGCCGAGAGGCTGCGCGCCTATCGCTCTCAGCTGGAGTTTGAGGCTCTGTTGACGGGTCTGCCCTTGCCAACACCCGTGGAGCTGAGGGAGAAGCTGGCCACCAGGGCGATTGCGCTCAACGAAGAGGCCGTGGGGGAGAGCAGTCAGGCGCTCAAGAACGTCATCGCCGATGGCTTTGGCCTGATCGGTTTTCTGCTGGTCTGCCTGTTCGGACGCCAGGAATTGCGCGTGCTGCGGGGCTTCCTCGACGAGGTGATCTACGGCCTCAGCGACAGCGCCAAGGCCTTCGCGATCATCCTGTTCACCGACATTTTCGTTGGTTTTCACAGCCCTGAGGGCTGGACCGTGCTTCTCGGCGGTATCGCCAGCCATTTTGGACTGCCGGAGCAGGAGAATTTCGTGTTGCTCTTCATCGCCACCTTCCCCGTGATCCTGGCGACAGTTTTCAAGTACTGGATCTTCCGCTACCTCAACCGCGTCTCGCCCTCCTCGGTCGCCACCCTGCGCAACATGAACGGTGGGGGCTGA
- a CDS encoding bifunctional adenosylcobinamide kinase/adenosylcobinamide-phosphate guanylyltransferase, producing MGAELTLITGPSRGAKSRWAEHLAQQQDSTVLYLATGPELPGDEEWQLRLGLHRSRRSAAWVTHEVGADLPEFLLMAPKRHLLLIDSLGSWLAHHLDLGHGEWELRQEALLSAVGSCAAPMLLVAEECGWGVVPATAVGGRFRDRLGRLEQLLMDRAGAAWLVLHGRAIDLLACSVPVPEG from the coding sequence GTGGGGGCTGAACTCACCCTCATCACCGGCCCGAGCCGTGGCGCCAAAAGCCGTTGGGCCGAACACCTCGCCCAGCAGCAGGATTCCACGGTGCTGTACCTGGCCACGGGTCCCGAGTTACCGGGCGACGAAGAGTGGCAGCTCCGCCTGGGACTGCACCGCAGCCGCAGGTCCGCGGCCTGGGTCACCCACGAAGTGGGGGCGGACCTGCCGGAATTCCTGTTGATGGCGCCGAAGCGTCACCTCCTGTTGATCGATTCCCTGGGCTCCTGGTTGGCCCATCACCTTGATCTCGGCCATGGGGAGTGGGAGCTTCGGCAAGAGGCGTTGCTGAGCGCCGTGGGCTCCTGCGCTGCGCCGATGCTGCTGGTGGCCGAGGAATGCGGCTGGGGCGTGGTGCCGGCCACCGCCGTGGGTGGTCGCTTCCGGGATCGCCTCGGCCGCCTGGAGCAGTTGCTGATGGACCGTGCGGGGGCCGCCTGGCTGGTGCTCCATGGCCGGGCCATTGATCTGTTGGCCTGCAGCGTTCCTGTGCCCGAGGGCTGA
- a CDS encoding tRNA (cytidine(34)-2'-O)-methyltransferase, with translation MPQVVLYQPQIPPNTGNVARTCAATGTPLHLIEPLGFTIDDRQLKRAGLDYWPWVSLERHSDLEQFERQRLAQGGRLVALSSQGSAQHHRFSFRPDDWLLFGRETDGLPAPLLEQADACLTIPMPRGTRAGGGVRSLNLSVAVGVVLFEALRQLEALS, from the coding sequence ATGCCCCAGGTCGTGCTCTACCAGCCCCAGATCCCTCCGAACACCGGCAATGTGGCCCGCACCTGCGCCGCCACGGGCACACCACTGCACCTGATCGAACCGCTGGGGTTCACGATCGATGACCGTCAGCTCAAGCGCGCCGGGCTTGACTACTGGCCCTGGGTTTCGCTGGAGCGCCACAGCGACCTGGAGCAGTTCGAGCGGCAGCGATTGGCCCAGGGGGGCCGCCTGGTGGCCCTCAGCAGCCAGGGCAGCGCCCAGCACCACCGTTTCTCCTTCCGCCCTGACGACTGGCTCCTGTTCGGTCGCGAGACGGATGGCTTGCCGGCACCTCTGCTTGAGCAGGCCGATGCCTGCCTGACGATCCCGATGCCCCGGGGCACCAGGGCTGGCGGGGGAGTGCGCAGTCTCAACCTCTCGGTGGCGGTGGGGGTGGTGCTGTTCGAAGCCCTTCGCCAGCTGGAAGCCCTGTCCTGA
- a CDS encoding peptidoglycan DD-metalloendopeptidase family protein: protein MAGLPFLGITGLLAVGAIPGIADSKPERFELGALEVPPPIELAALPRAEKLWVKVRSEVSVEELSQQLELNETRLAKLNEVDEDHRFNPGDWLVLPSQQTRKAKLLASLDTSDLRRNPPIQTPPPIEASASPRFSDSLLKTAQRYGLTPQEILRFNPGLEAARWAVGTQIRLAQSAPGRSRMVLGLNPVGSGGLSWPEMPRFGQPQQTDPSFSGNGWIWPTQGVFSSGYGWRWGRMHKGIDVANNVGTPIVAAKAGRVTAAGWSNGGYGYVVDILHGDGSLSRYGHNSRVMVSVGDEVAQGSVIALMGSTGNSTGPHLHFEIHAPGQGAMNPLQFLPGKA, encoded by the coding sequence ATGGCGGGCCTACCCTTCCTGGGAATCACCGGCCTCCTGGCCGTTGGTGCCATACCAGGAATTGCTGATTCCAAGCCCGAGCGTTTCGAGCTCGGTGCCCTCGAGGTTCCCCCTCCGATTGAACTGGCTGCGCTTCCCAGAGCCGAGAAGCTGTGGGTGAAGGTTCGTTCCGAGGTTTCGGTCGAAGAGCTGTCCCAGCAGCTGGAGCTCAACGAAACCAGGCTGGCCAAGCTCAACGAGGTTGATGAAGACCACCGGTTCAACCCCGGTGATTGGTTGGTGCTTCCCTCTCAGCAGACGCGTAAGGCCAAGCTTCTCGCCTCTTTGGACACCTCGGACCTACGTCGTAACCCACCGATACAGACCCCCCCTCCCATTGAGGCGTCGGCCTCGCCTCGCTTCAGCGACAGCCTGCTCAAGACCGCCCAGCGCTACGGGCTGACCCCCCAGGAGATCCTGCGTTTCAACCCCGGTCTGGAAGCCGCCCGTTGGGCCGTGGGCACCCAGATTCGTCTGGCCCAGTCCGCTCCAGGGCGCAGCCGCATGGTGCTTGGCCTCAACCCCGTCGGCAGTGGCGGTCTCAGCTGGCCAGAGATGCCCCGCTTTGGTCAACCCCAACAGACCGATCCCTCCTTCAGCGGCAATGGCTGGATCTGGCCCACCCAGGGTGTGTTTTCCTCCGGCTACGGCTGGCGTTGGGGGCGCATGCACAAGGGCATTGATGTGGCCAACAATGTCGGAACTCCGATTGTGGCGGCCAAAGCCGGTCGGGTGACCGCCGCCGGTTGGAGCAACGGCGGCTACGGCTACGTCGTCGACATCCTCCATGGGGACGGCAGCCTGTCGCGCTACGGCCACAACAGCCGTGTGATGGTCTCCGTCGGGGATGAGGTGGCCCAGGGATCCGTGATTGCGCTCATGGGCAGCACCGGCAACAGCACTGGCCCCCATTTGCATTTTGAGATCCATGCGCCCGGCCAGGGCGCCATGAACCCCCTGCAGTTCCTTCCCGGTAAGGCCTGA
- a CDS encoding peroxiredoxin: MTTTGALRVGQPAPDFTATAVVDQEFKEVTLSQYRGKYVVLFFYPLDFTFVCPTEIIAFSERYGDFTSRNTEVLGISVDSQFSHLAWVQTDRKQGGLGDIAYPLVSDLKKEIARAYNVLDEEAGVALRGLFIIDPDGVINHSTINNLPVGRSVDETLRVLQAFQYVLSHPDEVCPANWTPGEKTMNPDPIKSKEFFAAVN, from the coding sequence ATGACGACCACCGGAGCCCTCCGGGTGGGCCAGCCCGCCCCCGATTTCACCGCCACCGCCGTGGTCGATCAGGAATTCAAGGAGGTGACCCTGTCCCAGTACAGGGGCAAGTACGTCGTGCTGTTCTTCTATCCCCTCGATTTCACCTTCGTCTGTCCCACTGAGATCATTGCCTTCAGTGAGCGCTATGGCGATTTCACCAGCCGCAACACCGAAGTTCTGGGGATCTCGGTGGACAGCCAGTTCAGCCACCTGGCCTGGGTGCAGACCGATCGCAAACAGGGTGGTCTTGGCGACATCGCCTATCCCCTGGTGTCCGACCTGAAAAAGGAGATTGCCCGGGCCTACAACGTTCTCGATGAGGAGGCTGGTGTGGCCCTGCGGGGGCTGTTCATCATCGATCCCGATGGCGTGATCAACCATTCCACGATCAACAACCTGCCCGTGGGCCGCAGTGTCGATGAGACCCTGCGGGTGCTTCAGGCGTTCCAGTACGTGCTGTCTCACCCCGATGAGGTCTGCCCCGCCAACTGGACCCCTGGCGAGAAGACGATGAATCCTGATCCCATCAAGAGCAAGGAGTTCTTCGCCGCGGTCAACTGA
- a CDS encoding LD-carboxypeptidase, translating to MALGRRGLLLAGATSLLASGARALGGSRAAHGSGGLAFPPPLGPGSHLVAFNPASRLERPAPWLDRLRLRIEAEGWQLLVPEQVFGHWRWFSQTDERRSRDLMSLWSDPQVLGILQVGGGWGSSRLLEAGWSVPRRPLWNVGFSDASALLLAQWAAGLGGGVHAGLGGSAADGQRLMSLLAGRPVAPLQGRAGRTGRAEGPLVVTNLTVATHLIGTPWLPDLTGAVLVLEDVGEAPYRVDRLLTQWRASGRLRGLAGVALGRFSWTPEDVQPGDLSMEEVLLDRLGDLGIPLVLDLPVGHGQPNAALPMGRTARLDGGAGTLSLL from the coding sequence ATGGCCCTCGGGCGCCGTGGGCTCTTGTTGGCTGGCGCGACATCTCTGCTGGCCAGTGGTGCACGCGCACTCGGCGGAAGTCGTGCTGCCCATGGCTCCGGCGGCCTGGCCTTTCCGCCACCTTTGGGGCCCGGCAGCCACCTGGTGGCGTTCAACCCCGCCAGTCGGCTGGAGCGCCCAGCCCCCTGGCTCGATCGTCTGCGTCTGCGGATCGAGGCAGAGGGCTGGCAGCTGCTGGTGCCCGAGCAGGTGTTCGGCCACTGGCGCTGGTTTTCACAGACCGACGAGCGCCGCAGCCGTGACCTGATGAGCCTCTGGAGCGATCCTCAGGTTCTGGGCATCCTGCAGGTTGGGGGAGGCTGGGGTAGCTCCAGGCTGCTGGAAGCCGGTTGGAGTGTTCCCCGGCGGCCGCTCTGGAATGTGGGTTTCTCCGATGCCAGTGCCCTGTTGCTGGCGCAATGGGCGGCTGGCCTCGGTGGCGGCGTTCACGCTGGCCTGGGGGGATCGGCCGCAGACGGGCAACGGCTGATGTCCCTGCTGGCCGGCCGCCCGGTAGCTCCCCTGCAGGGTCGAGCCGGCCGCACCGGCCGCGCGGAGGGGCCCCTGGTGGTGACCAACCTCACTGTGGCGACCCATCTGATCGGCACCCCCTGGCTGCCGGACCTCACGGGCGCGGTGCTGGTGCTGGAGGATGTGGGCGAAGCTCCTTACCGGGTGGATCGTCTACTGACCCAATGGCGTGCCAGTGGGCGATTGCGGGGGCTGGCCGGCGTCGCCCTGGGGCGTTTCAGCTGGACACCTGAAGACGTCCAGCCCGGGGATCTGAGCATGGAAGAAGTGTTGCTCGATCGGCTCGGGGACCTAGGCATTCCCCTGGTTCTTGATCTTCCCGTGGGCCACGGCCAGCCCAATGCCGCACTGCCCATGGGACGAACGGCCCGCCTGGATGGGGGGGCCGGCACGCTCAGCCTGCTCTGA
- the purQ gene encoding phosphoribosylformylglycinamidine synthase subunit PurQ, with product MTLGVVVFPGSNCDRDVRWAAEGCLGIPTRFLWHEERDLSGLEAIVLPGGFSYGDYLRCGAIARFAPVLEEVKVFAERGGAVLGICNGFQVLTELGLLPGVLTRNRNLHFLCEPARLRVEPGPCRWLSGYASGETITLPIAHGEGRYQVDPEQLKSLEDQGSIVLRYAANPNGSVGDVAGLSNGAGNVLGLMPHPERACDPLTGGVDGRRLLESLLG from the coding sequence ATGACCCTTGGTGTGGTGGTGTTCCCCGGTTCGAACTGCGACCGGGACGTTCGCTGGGCGGCGGAGGGATGCCTGGGCATTCCCACCCGCTTCCTCTGGCACGAGGAGCGGGATCTCTCCGGACTGGAGGCGATCGTGCTGCCCGGCGGTTTCAGCTATGGCGATTACCTGCGCTGCGGCGCCATTGCCCGCTTCGCCCCGGTGCTGGAGGAGGTGAAGGTCTTCGCCGAGCGGGGTGGAGCGGTGCTGGGGATCTGCAATGGCTTCCAGGTGCTCACCGAGCTGGGTCTGCTGCCTGGGGTGCTGACGCGCAACCGAAATCTCCACTTCCTCTGTGAGCCGGCCCGCCTGAGGGTGGAGCCGGGTCCTTGCCGCTGGCTGAGCGGTTACGCCAGCGGCGAAACGATCACCTTGCCGATCGCCCACGGCGAAGGGCGATACCAGGTGGATCCCGAACAACTCAAGTCCCTGGAAGACCAGGGCTCGATCGTGCTGCGCTATGCCGCCAATCCCAACGGTTCGGTGGGCGATGTGGCGGGACTGAGCAATGGGGCCGGCAATGTGCTCGGTCTGATGCCCCACCCGGAGCGTGCCTGTGACCCGCTGACCGGTGGGGTGGATGGCCGCCGGCTGCTTGAGAGCCTGCTCGGCTGA
- the purS gene encoding phosphoribosylformylglycinamidine synthase subunit PurS, whose protein sequence is MPLFTARVLVSLRPSVLDPAGEATRAAAARLGVDGLRSLRIGKAVEVELEAADSASAQAQLELLSDRLLANPVIENWTLDLQQPS, encoded by the coding sequence GTGCCCCTCTTCACCGCCCGCGTCCTGGTCTCCCTGAGGCCATCGGTTCTCGATCCAGCTGGGGAGGCCACCCGGGCGGCGGCCGCCCGCCTGGGGGTCGATGGCCTCAGAAGCCTGCGCATCGGCAAGGCGGTGGAAGTGGAGCTGGAGGCTGCCGATTCCGCCAGCGCCCAAGCCCAGCTCGAACTCCTGAGCGACCGTCTCCTGGCCAATCCGGTCATCGAGAACTGGACGCTGGATCTCCAGCAGCCCTCCTGA